The Nostoc sp. 'Lobaria pulmonaria (5183) cyanobiont' DNA window GAACTAACGGGTCTTGTGGTAAGGGTGCTGGACGCTGATTATAAGACTGGACTCGTTGACAACCAGCAAGAGAGAATATCAGTAAAAAGATAGATAAAAAATATCTTTGTCTAGAGATAAGTTGCACTGTAATCTGTTAAAAGTGGATTGGGAGTGGATAGATTTATCATTCCCAAAATTTTGTGTTCTGAATTAAGTAGAGAAATAAGTTTCCAAGTAAAGGGAAAAATCCACTACTAGATGTAAAATTACAGATATTTTTTTCAGGATTTGTCCACTAAAACTGTATATACTGACAAATCCGCAGTCTATCACCAACGTGTGTTTTCACTATTATCGGTTATATGCAAATTTATCTAGATTACAGCGCCACGACTCCGACTCGAAAAGAAGCGATCGCAGTTATGCAAACAATCCTCACTCAACAGTGGGGCAATCCTTCCAGCTTACATGAGTGGGGACAACGGGCGGCAACGGTTGTAGAACAAGCCAGAGTCCAAGTTGCTGGTTTAATTAACGCCGCTACCCCTGAATCGATCGTTTTTACCTCTGGTGGCACTGAGGCAGATAATTTGGCAATTATGGGTGTGGCTCGGTTGTATGCTGTTCCTCAACATCTAATTATTTCCAGCGTTGAGCATTCCGCAATTTCTGAAACAGTAGGGTTGTTAGAAATGTGGGGTTGGAAAGTTACACGCTTGTCTGTAGATATTAAAGGCAGAGTCAACCCCTTGGGTTTAAAGGCGGCATTGCGACATAACACAGCCTTAGTTTCTATAATTTACGGTCAAAGTGAAGTAGGGACTGTGCAACCAATAGAGGAACTGGGTAAGATAGTGCGATCGCACGGTGCTCTGTTCCACACAGATGCAGTGCAAGCTGCGGGACGCTTACCCATAGATGTGCAACAACTCCCAGTAGACTTACTTAGCCTTTCCAGTCATAAAATATATGGGCCGCAAGGTGCAGGGGCGCTGTATGTGCGTCCTGGGGTAGATTTTATGCCCTTACTGAGTGGTGGTGGACAAGAAATGGGACTGCGTTCTGGTACGCAAGCAGTACCGATAATTGCCGGATTTGGTGTAGCAGCAGAATTAGCAGCGCAAGAATTAGCTACAGAAACACCACGGTTAATTGAATTACGCGATCGCGCTTTTGCCCAATTAGCTGAGATTCCTGGTTTAATTGCTACAGGGGATACTTGCGATCGTTTACCTCACCATATCAGTATGTGCTTAGAAAACGCCGACGGGAAAAAACTTAGCGGTAAAACCTTGGTAAGACAGCTAAACCTTGCTGGTATTGGTATCAGTGCTGGTGCTGCTTGTCACAGTGGTAAACTTAGCCCTAGTCCAATATTGTTAGCAATGGGCTATTCTGAAAAAGCTGCCTTGGGCGGAATTCGCATCACATTGGGGCGTGATACTACCGAAGCTGATATAGATTGGACAGTGATGGTATTGAAGCAAATTTTGCAAAGGCTA harbors:
- a CDS encoding cysteine desulfurase family protein, whose product is MQIYLDYSATTPTRKEAIAVMQTILTQQWGNPSSLHEWGQRAATVVEQARVQVAGLINAATPESIVFTSGGTEADNLAIMGVARLYAVPQHLIISSVEHSAISETVGLLEMWGWKVTRLSVDIKGRVNPLGLKAALRHNTALVSIIYGQSEVGTVQPIEELGKIVRSHGALFHTDAVQAAGRLPIDVQQLPVDLLSLSSHKIYGPQGAGALYVRPGVDFMPLLSGGGQEMGLRSGTQAVPIIAGFGVAAELAAQELATETPRLIELRDRAFAQLAEIPGLIATGDTCDRLPHHISMCLENADGKKLSGKTLVRQLNLAGIGISAGAACHSGKLSPSPILLAMGYSEKAALGGIRITLGRDTTEADIDWTVMVLKQILQRLTPDLSLVKR